One stretch of Pseudomonas fluorescens Q2-87 DNA includes these proteins:
- a CDS encoding coniferyl-alcohol dehydrogenase yields the protein MKLDNKIVLVTGVSSGIGAATASVLRAHGAQVIGVDLKAPNMTLDGFVQGDLSSAENIERLLPQLPARFDSLCNIAGVPGTANPQLLARVNYLGLRHLTGSLLPRISAGGSIVNIASILGAEWPLRLEQHKALARIEGFAAGQAWLADHRVPDQTCYQYFKEALIVWTYLQAQPWFLEHSVRMNSVAPGPVFTPILDDFVSMLGEARTQADAHRMKRPAYADEVAVVIAFLCADESRWVNGINLPVDGGLASTYI from the coding sequence ATGAAACTCGACAACAAGATTGTGCTGGTCACCGGTGTCTCGTCGGGTATCGGTGCTGCCACGGCAAGCGTGTTGCGCGCTCACGGCGCCCAAGTGATTGGCGTGGATCTCAAGGCTCCGAACATGACCCTGGACGGTTTTGTGCAGGGCGATTTGAGTAGCGCCGAGAACATCGAACGCTTGCTGCCACAGCTACCCGCACGGTTCGACAGCCTGTGCAATATCGCCGGTGTGCCGGGCACCGCAAACCCGCAACTGCTGGCGCGGGTCAACTACCTTGGGCTGCGCCACCTGACCGGTTCGCTGTTACCGCGCATCAGCGCTGGCGGCAGCATCGTCAACATCGCCTCGATCCTCGGCGCCGAGTGGCCGTTACGCCTGGAGCAGCACAAGGCGCTGGCGCGTATCGAAGGGTTTGCCGCCGGGCAAGCCTGGCTCGCCGATCACCGTGTGCCGGACCAGACCTGTTACCAGTACTTCAAGGAAGCGCTGATCGTCTGGACCTACCTACAGGCCCAACCCTGGTTCCTGGAGCACTCGGTGCGCATGAACAGTGTCGCGCCAGGTCCGGTTTTCACACCGATCCTCGACGACTTCGTGAGCATGCTCGGCGAGGCTCGGACCCAGGCCGATGCCCATCGCATGAAACGTCCCGCGTATGCCGATGAGGTGGCGGTGGTGATTGCTTTCCTGTGCGCCGATGAGTCGCGATGGGTCAACGGCATCAACCTGCCCGTCGATGGCGGATTGGCCTCCACTTACATCTGA
- a CDS encoding OprD family porin gives MPKIARGAVALRPVSPFVPLLASLGLSLGSSAVLAEGLLDDSHGTLTLRNYYLDRDYKDDGAKTAAREWAQGLMMNVESGFTPGTVGFGMDARGLVGIKLDSSPDRSGTELLPVSSSDKRAADEYSRLALTGKLRVGQTLVKTGDVSIFLPFAFASPSRLLPQTFRGTTLSSKDIDGLTLNTGYIDRINRRDSTDYQPMTIASPNRRFNGAATSSHMAYLGGDYQINKDLSVRAYHAEVADLYQQDTLALLHNLPLGNGVLTTDLRSFFSDDNGAAKAGKVDNRNVSALIGYRLGGHRVSLGYMHSSGDTATPYVSGTELMGLSEMTMSSDFLNARERTWQAIHDYDFAAVGVPGLRTRLRYVRGDHIDLAALNAEDRKEREFQMELGYVIQGGPLKNVGLLARKSIYRNDFPGTAAFRDENQTRFLVTYSVPIW, from the coding sequence ATGCCGAAAATTGCCCGGGGCGCTGTTGCGCTGCGTCCTGTTTCACCCTTCGTCCCCCTGCTGGCCAGCCTCGGCTTGAGCCTGGGTTCCAGTGCCGTACTGGCCGAGGGATTGCTCGACGACAGCCACGGCACCTTGACCCTGCGCAATTACTACCTGGACCGCGACTACAAGGACGACGGCGCCAAGACCGCAGCGCGGGAATGGGCCCAGGGCCTGATGATGAACGTGGAGTCCGGGTTCACGCCGGGCACCGTCGGTTTCGGCATGGACGCCCGGGGATTGGTGGGCATCAAGCTCGATTCGTCGCCGGATCGCAGCGGCACTGAACTGCTGCCGGTCTCCAGCAGCGACAAACGTGCAGCCGACGAATATTCGCGCTTGGCGCTGACCGGCAAGCTGAGGGTCGGCCAGACTTTGGTAAAGACCGGCGATGTCTCGATCTTCCTGCCGTTTGCCTTTGCCAGTCCGTCGCGCCTGCTGCCGCAAACCTTTCGCGGCACGACGCTCAGCTCCAAGGATATCGACGGACTGACGTTGAACACGGGCTACATCGACCGGATCAACCGCCGCGACTCCACCGACTACCAGCCGATGACCATCGCTTCGCCCAATCGCCGTTTCAATGGCGCGGCAACCTCGTCCCACATGGCGTATCTGGGCGGTGATTATCAAATCAATAAAGACCTCAGCGTGCGGGCCTACCACGCCGAAGTGGCGGACCTGTACCAGCAGGACACCCTGGCATTGCTGCACAACCTGCCGTTGGGCAACGGTGTGTTGACCACCGACTTGCGCAGCTTTTTCAGCGATGACAACGGTGCTGCCAAGGCGGGGAAAGTGGATAACCGCAATGTCTCGGCGCTGATCGGCTATCGCTTGGGTGGGCATCGCGTGAGCCTGGGTTACATGCATTCCAGCGGCGATACGGCCACGCCTTATGTGTCCGGCACCGAGTTGATGGGCTTGAGCGAAATGACCATGAGTTCGGATTTTCTCAACGCCCGGGAACGCACCTGGCAGGCGATCCATGATTATGACTTTGCGGCCGTGGGCGTACCGGGCCTGAGGACACGACTGCGTTATGTGCGCGGCGATCACATCGACCTGGCGGCCCTCAACGCCGAGGATCGCAAGGAGCGTGAATTCCAGATGGAACTGGGCTACGTGATCCAGGGCGGCCCGCTGAAAAACGTCGGGCTGCTGGCGCGCAAGTCGATCTACCGTAACGATTTTCCAGGCACGGCGGCGTTTCGCGATGAAAACCAGACCCGGTTCCTGGTGACCTACAGCGTACCGATCTGGTAG
- the mhpT gene encoding 3-(3-hydroxy-phenyl)propionate transporter MhpT has protein sequence MNQPARRATLTIALCFIVALIEGFDLQSAGTAAAGLRQTFALDPKMMGWVFSAGIIGLLPGAFFGGWIADRIGRKKILIAAVLLFGVFSLSTAHVEHFSSLLLVRFMTGLGLGAALPNLIALCAEAVGEERRGTAISVMYAGVPLGGALAAVVAMVFGEHWQMTFFIGGLAPLLVVPLMLLWLPESSAFRQAQDGGQRRGTTAQALFAEGRSRTTVALWLSYFFTLTVMYMLLNWLPSLLVEQGFSKPQAGLVQMLFNIGGALGSLLGGLLLDRCNGVKVVLFVYAGLLSALAGVGLSVGIVPMAMAGFAAGLFVMAAQLVLYALAPPSYPTAVRATGVGAAVAIGRLGSVAGPLAAGQILAAGGGTAAVLLATSPGLVVATLAVLGVMRRSTGLGLGAARPVVKHS, from the coding sequence ATGAACCAGCCGGCGCGTCGTGCGACGCTGACCATTGCCTTGTGTTTTATCGTTGCGTTGATCGAAGGTTTCGATTTGCAATCGGCCGGCACTGCCGCCGCCGGCTTGCGGCAGACGTTTGCCCTGGACCCGAAAATGATGGGTTGGGTTTTCAGCGCCGGGATCATCGGCCTTTTGCCTGGGGCGTTCTTCGGCGGTTGGATCGCCGATCGCATCGGTCGCAAGAAGATCCTCATCGCCGCCGTCCTGCTGTTCGGTGTGTTTTCCCTCAGCACTGCGCATGTCGAGCATTTTTCCAGCCTGCTGTTGGTGCGCTTCATGACCGGCCTGGGCCTGGGCGCCGCCCTGCCCAACCTCATTGCGTTGTGTGCCGAAGCCGTGGGAGAAGAACGCCGTGGCACGGCCATCAGCGTGATGTATGCGGGGGTGCCGTTGGGCGGTGCCTTGGCCGCGGTGGTCGCCATGGTTTTTGGCGAGCACTGGCAGATGACCTTTTTCATCGGTGGCTTGGCTCCCTTGTTGGTGGTTCCGCTGATGCTGTTGTGGCTGCCTGAATCCAGCGCTTTTCGCCAGGCGCAGGATGGCGGCCAACGGCGCGGCACAACCGCCCAGGCGCTGTTCGCTGAAGGTCGCAGCCGTACTACCGTGGCGCTATGGCTGAGCTATTTTTTCACCCTGACGGTCATGTACATGCTGCTGAACTGGCTGCCATCGTTATTGGTGGAACAGGGCTTCAGCAAACCTCAGGCCGGCTTGGTGCAGATGCTGTTCAACATCGGTGGTGCACTTGGCTCGTTACTGGGTGGCCTGTTGCTGGACCGCTGCAATGGCGTGAAGGTGGTGCTGTTTGTCTATGCCGGTCTGCTGAGCGCCCTGGCCGGGGTCGGCTTGTCCGTCGGCATCGTGCCGATGGCGATGGCAGGGTTCGCCGCGGGGTTGTTTGTCATGGCTGCGCAGTTGGTGCTTTATGCCCTGGCACCGCCCTCCTACCCCACTGCTGTGCGTGCGACTGGCGTAGGTGCGGCGGTCGCTATCGGACGGTTGGGTTCGGTTGCTGGTCCTTTGGCGGCTGGACAGATCCTGGCGGCTGGGGGTGGGACTGCTGCCGTATTGTTGGCGACTTCACCGGGGTTGGTGGTCGCGACGCTGGCTGTTCTTGGGGTGATGCGCCGTTCGACTGGGCTGGGGCTCGGGGCGGCAAGGCCGGTTGTGAAGCATTCCTGA
- a CDS encoding DUF1329 domain-containing protein: protein MQNKGFLNICVLALALAGMSLAQAAVSPEQAARLKTDLTPLGGERAGNADGSVPAWQGGYTQVSPGYKAGDKRPDPFASEKPLYTIKASNMEQYASELAEGTKLLLKKYPDYRLDVYPTHRSAAAPQWVYDNTSKNATRATLEVDSEKVSNAYGGIPFPIPENGAQALWNYRLSWQGGDTISSPFDTWLMTAGGKKVQATRAQYTYQFPYYVEGGSLENYSGKYLLGKLLTELPSSKAGEGLMTHWDLDPANRAAWQYLVGQRRVRRAPNIAYDTPDFVTSGVGLFDEAFMLFGPTDRYDLKLVGKKELIVAYNNNRAALAKSDDLVKVNFLNPDLVRWEKHRVWVVEATLKSGKRHVVPRRTYYIDEDSWQILMADGYDAQGKLGRQMYSLTLLAPDLPALTAQVMWGSYNLDTGAYFLNSSSNDLAVQYQKVAKPSASYFTPDAMANENMR, encoded by the coding sequence ATGCAGAACAAAGGATTCCTGAACATTTGCGTCCTGGCCCTTGCCCTTGCCGGCATGAGCCTGGCCCAGGCGGCGGTGTCGCCTGAACAGGCCGCACGTTTGAAAACCGATCTGACTCCCCTGGGCGGCGAGCGCGCCGGCAATGCCGATGGCAGTGTCCCGGCCTGGCAGGGCGGCTACACCCAGGTCTCACCCGGCTATAAAGCGGGCGACAAGCGCCCCGATCCGTTCGCCAGCGAAAAACCGCTGTATACGATCAAGGCCTCGAACATGGAGCAGTACGCCAGCGAGTTGGCCGAAGGCACCAAACTGCTGTTGAAGAAGTACCCGGACTATCGCCTGGACGTGTACCCGACCCATCGCTCGGCCGCCGCCCCGCAGTGGGTGTATGACAACACCAGCAAGAACGCCACCCGCGCTACGTTGGAGGTGGACAGCGAGAAGGTCTCCAACGCTTATGGCGGCATCCCGTTCCCGATCCCGGAAAACGGTGCGCAAGCGCTGTGGAATTACCGGTTGTCCTGGCAGGGCGGCGACACCATCAGCTCGCCTTTCGATACCTGGCTGATGACCGCAGGCGGCAAGAAAGTCCAAGCGACCCGGGCCCAATACACCTACCAATTTCCTTATTACGTCGAAGGCGGCAGCCTGGAAAACTATTCGGGCAAATACCTGCTGGGCAAACTCTTGACCGAGCTGCCGTCGTCCAAGGCCGGCGAAGGCCTGATGACCCATTGGGACCTGGACCCGGCCAATCGCGCGGCCTGGCAATATCTGGTCGGCCAGCGCCGGGTTCGCCGGGCACCGAACATTGCCTATGACACGCCGGACTTCGTGACCTCGGGTGTCGGCCTGTTCGACGAAGCGTTCATGCTGTTCGGGCCTACCGATCGTTATGACCTCAAGCTGGTGGGCAAAAAAGAACTGATCGTCGCCTACAACAATAACCGTGCCGCGCTGGCCAAGAGCGACGACCTGGTCAAGGTGAATTTTCTGAACCCCGATCTGGTGCGTTGGGAGAAACATCGGGTCTGGGTGGTCGAGGCCACGCTCAAGTCCGGCAAGCGCCATGTCGTCCCGCGTCGGACTTACTACATCGACGAAGATTCCTGGCAGATCCTCATGGCTGACGGCTATGACGCCCAAGGCAAGCTCGGCCGCCAGATGTATTCGTTGACGCTACTGGCCCCGGACCTTCCGGCCCTCACCGCACAGGTCATGTGGGGCAGCTACAACCTCGACACCGGCGCCTACTTCCTCAACTCATCGAGTAACGACTTGGCGGTCCAGTACCAGAAAGTCGCGAAGCCTTCGGCGTCCTATTTCACGCCGGATGCCATGGCCAACGAAAACATGCGCTGA
- a CDS encoding efflux RND transporter permease subunit, with amino-acid sequence MKDDKIQTVISRQEDFDRASGNFAERAIFNHRPLVILLCLLVTLVLGWQATRIGINASYEKTIPTGHPYVANFLDNRSELSGLGNSLRIAVEVKQGSIFTKDYLNTLAKLNDELYLLPGVDRPYMKSLWTPTTRWTAVTEEGLDGGTVIPDDYDGSATSLEQVRTNVSRSGEVGQLVAGNFKSSVIFVPLLEINPQTGKALDYGEFSRQLEALRDKYQTDDLQIHITGFTKIVGDLIEGMTQVLLFFVVAVLVTVLVLFGYTRCARSTLVVVICSLAAVLWQLGLLALLGYELDPYSALVPFLVFAIGMSHGAQKMNGIMQDIGRGTHRVVAARYTFRRLFAAGITALLCDAVGFAVLLLINIRVIQDLAITASLGVAVLIFTNLILLPILLSYIGVSPAAAQRSLSSETTEQQAQIKHPLWRVLDLFTQRRWAIGAMVVGLLLAACGFAVSLHLKIGDLDPGAPELRADSRYNRDALFMTQNYAASSDIFVVMIKTPEDQCTRYASLSAVDALAWQLEQLPGVESTTSMAALSKIATAGYNEGNFKWYELIPNDGALGAVQTRAPRELFNQGCSMLSLYVYLADHKADTLNRVVEASEQFIAGHHVPEVKFMLAAGSAGIEAATNIVVKKSMREMLFWVYGAVSLLCLLTFRSWRATLCAMLPLMLTSILCEALMVGLGMGVKVATLPVIALGVGIGVDYALYVLSVILARMRAGDTLAQAYYQALLFTGKVVLLTGMTLAVAVSTWAFSPIKFQADMGILLAFMFLVNMLGALILLPALAWLLLPQKVFAKKPELTRQERWVRG; translated from the coding sequence TTGAAAGACGACAAAATCCAGACCGTGATCAGCCGCCAGGAAGACTTCGACCGGGCGTCAGGCAACTTCGCCGAACGCGCGATCTTCAACCATCGACCGCTGGTGATCCTGCTGTGCCTGTTAGTGACGTTGGTGCTCGGTTGGCAAGCCACGCGCATCGGCATCAATGCCAGCTATGAGAAAACCATTCCCACGGGGCATCCCTACGTCGCCAACTTCCTCGACAATCGCAGTGAGTTGAGCGGCTTGGGCAACTCGTTGCGCATCGCCGTGGAGGTCAAGCAGGGGAGTATTTTCACCAAGGACTACCTCAACACCCTGGCCAAGCTCAACGATGAACTCTATCTGTTGCCGGGCGTCGACCGGCCTTATATGAAGTCGCTCTGGACGCCGACCACCCGCTGGACTGCCGTCACCGAAGAAGGACTCGACGGCGGCACGGTGATTCCTGACGACTACGATGGATCAGCGACCAGCCTCGAGCAGGTGCGGACCAACGTGTCCCGCTCCGGAGAAGTCGGTCAACTGGTCGCGGGCAACTTCAAGTCCAGTGTGATTTTCGTGCCGTTGCTGGAAATCAATCCACAGACGGGTAAGGCGTTGGACTATGGCGAGTTTTCCCGTCAATTGGAGGCGTTGCGAGACAAGTACCAGACGGACGACCTGCAGATTCATATCACTGGTTTTACCAAGATCGTCGGTGATCTGATCGAGGGGATGACCCAGGTACTTCTGTTCTTTGTCGTGGCGGTGCTGGTGACGGTATTGGTGCTGTTTGGCTACACCCGTTGCGCGCGCAGCACCCTGGTGGTGGTGATCTGTTCGCTGGCGGCGGTGCTCTGGCAACTGGGGCTGCTGGCCCTGCTCGGTTATGAACTGGATCCTTACTCTGCATTGGTGCCGTTCCTGGTGTTCGCGATTGGCATGAGCCATGGCGCGCAGAAGATGAACGGCATCATGCAGGACATCGGCCGTGGTACTCACAGGGTGGTCGCCGCGCGCTATACCTTCCGCCGACTGTTTGCGGCGGGCATCACCGCTTTGCTCTGTGATGCGGTGGGCTTTGCCGTTCTGCTGTTGATCAATATTCGGGTGATCCAGGACTTGGCAATCACCGCCAGCCTCGGTGTGGCGGTGCTGATTTTCACCAACCTGATCCTGCTGCCGATCCTGCTCAGCTATATCGGCGTGAGCCCGGCGGCGGCACAACGCAGCCTGAGTTCGGAAACCACCGAGCAGCAGGCGCAGATCAAGCATCCGCTGTGGCGTGTACTCGACCTGTTCACCCAGCGGCGCTGGGCCATTGGCGCCATGGTGGTTGGCTTGCTGTTGGCCGCGTGTGGTTTTGCCGTGAGCTTGCATTTGAAGATCGGCGATCTGGACCCCGGCGCTCCGGAATTGCGCGCCGACTCGCGCTACAACCGCGATGCGCTGTTCATGACGCAAAACTATGCGGCCAGCTCGGATATTTTCGTGGTCATGATCAAGACCCCGGAGGACCAATGCACCCGTTACGCCAGTTTGTCGGCGGTGGACGCGCTGGCCTGGCAACTGGAGCAGTTGCCCGGCGTGGAGTCGACCACTTCGATGGCGGCACTGAGCAAGATCGCCACGGCCGGTTATAACGAAGGCAACTTCAAATGGTATGAACTGATCCCCAACGACGGCGCGTTGGGCGCCGTGCAAACCCGTGCACCGCGGGAGCTGTTCAACCAGGGTTGTTCAATGCTGTCGTTATACGTCTATCTTGCCGATCACAAAGCTGACACCTTGAACCGGGTGGTGGAGGCCAGTGAGCAGTTTATCGCTGGACATCACGTGCCAGAGGTCAAGTTCATGCTGGCGGCCGGCAGCGCGGGTATCGAAGCGGCGACTAATATCGTGGTGAAGAAGTCCATGCGCGAGATGCTGTTCTGGGTCTACGGTGCGGTCAGCCTGCTGTGTCTGCTGACCTTCCGCAGCTGGCGCGCAACCCTGTGCGCGATGCTGCCGCTGATGCTCACCTCGATCCTGTGCGAGGCACTGATGGTGGGGCTAGGCATGGGGGTGAAAGTTGCGACGCTGCCCGTCATTGCCCTGGGCGTGGGCATCGGCGTCGACTATGCGCTTTATGTGCTGAGCGTGATCCTGGCTCGAATGCGTGCCGGTGACACCCTGGCCCAGGCGTATTACCAGGCGCTGCTGTTCACCGGCAAGGTGGTGTTGCTGACAGGTATGACGCTGGCTGTGGCTGTGTCGACCTGGGCCTTTTCACCGATCAAGTTCCAGGCCGACATGGGGATCTTGCTGGCCTTCATGTTCCTGGTGAATATGCTCGGTGCCTTGATCCTGCTGCCGGCCTTGGCCTGGCTGCTGCTGCCACAGAAGGTCTTCGCAAAAAAGCCTGAACTGACCCGGCAGGAGCGGTGGGTTAGGGGGTGA
- a CDS encoding MarR family winged helix-turn-helix transcriptional regulator produces the protein MTKSSKLAEPVEPLATGTDAQAPLDAALDDLIGYALRRAQLKLFQNLINRLAVHDLRPAQFSALAIIDQNPGLMQADLAKALAIEPPQVVPLLNKLESRALAVRVRCKPDKRSYGIFLSKTGETLLKELQQIAVQSDLDSTAALSDGERTQLLRLLKKVYQQ, from the coding sequence ATGACCAAGTCTTCCAAGCTTGCCGAACCCGTTGAGCCACTGGCCACCGGTACCGACGCGCAGGCGCCGCTGGACGCCGCGCTGGATGACCTGATCGGTTATGCCCTGCGCCGCGCCCAGTTGAAATTGTTCCAGAACCTTATCAACCGGCTCGCCGTGCACGATTTACGGCCCGCCCAATTTTCGGCCCTGGCGATCATCGACCAGAATCCTGGCCTGATGCAGGCCGACCTGGCCAAGGCCCTGGCGATAGAGCCGCCACAGGTTGTGCCGCTGTTGAACAAACTGGAGAGCCGGGCCCTGGCCGTGCGCGTGCGCTGCAAGCCGGATAAGCGTTCGTACGGGATTTTCCTGAGCAAGACCGGAGAGACCCTGCTCAAAGAACTCCAGCAGATTGCCGTGCAGAGCGATCTGGATTCCACGGCGGCGCTTTCGGACGGCGAGCGGACGCAATTGTTGCGGCTGTTGAAGAAGGTTTATCAGCAGTAA
- a CDS encoding DUF1302 domain-containing protein — MDNVKDCLRFKHCALFLALCSTGAMIERVEAMQMDLGDSDWKLRWDNTIKYSQAWRLQGQDSRVVNAPTANGLYPSIQSQGDKNFSSGLVSNRLDLFSEMDLSRQNYGLRVSGAAWYDDIYNKDTDSSEQTHFLSETRKLHGRDAEILDAFVFLRGDLGEDSQGVARLGRHSLIYGESLFYGGNGIANAQGPTDVVKLLSVPGTQFKEILRPVNQISGQLQINPQLSVGAYYQFEWERSNLPGAGSYLSDADAIGHGSGPLREVFGNDTVNGGDLKPRNSGQGGMQIRFKPTGTELELGFYAAQYHDKAPIGLYAYLDGPAAAATGLPILGSYRQVYAEDIKTAGVSFSTAYGPFNFAGETSVRWNAPLVSNLQVVTPGMEADGDDHSLFARGKTAHANLSAIYLLSPTAFWDGGSALAELAWNRTLSVTENAAALDSNTTRDATALRVLMEPAYFQIVDGIDLTVPIGMGVVLDGRSSAVNKSGFGNTHSGDWSVGLKATYLQRWDVGLNYVNFFGAPKAGLREDGNFSYGQSLADRDFVSLYVKTSF; from the coding sequence ATGGATAACGTCAAAGATTGCCTTCGTTTCAAGCATTGCGCCTTGTTCCTGGCGTTGTGCAGCACCGGTGCGATGATCGAAAGGGTCGAGGCCATGCAAATGGACCTGGGCGACTCCGACTGGAAACTGCGTTGGGACAACACCATCAAGTACAGCCAGGCCTGGCGTCTGCAGGGCCAGGACAGTCGCGTGGTCAACGCGCCTACCGCCAACGGCCTCTACCCGTCGATCCAGAGCCAGGGCGACAAGAATTTCAGCAGTGGCCTGGTCTCCAACCGCCTGGACCTGTTTTCCGAAATGGACCTGAGCCGGCAAAACTATGGGCTGCGCGTGAGCGGCGCGGCTTGGTACGACGACATCTATAACAAGGACACCGACAGCAGCGAGCAGACGCACTTTCTCAGCGAAACCCGCAAGCTTCATGGCCGCGACGCGGAAATTCTCGACGCCTTCGTGTTCTTGCGCGGTGATTTGGGCGAAGACTCCCAGGGCGTGGCGCGTCTGGGCCGCCACAGCCTGATCTACGGCGAAAGCCTGTTCTACGGCGGCAACGGCATCGCCAATGCCCAAGGCCCAACCGATGTGGTCAAGTTGCTCAGCGTGCCGGGGACCCAGTTCAAGGAGATCCTGCGCCCGGTCAACCAGATCTCCGGCCAATTGCAGATCAACCCGCAGTTGTCGGTGGGTGCGTACTATCAGTTTGAGTGGGAGCGTTCCAATCTGCCGGGCGCCGGCAGCTACCTGAGCGATGCCGATGCCATCGGTCATGGCAGCGGCCCCCTGCGGGAAGTGTTCGGCAACGACACGGTGAATGGCGGCGATCTGAAACCGCGCAATTCGGGGCAGGGCGGCATGCAGATCCGCTTCAAGCCGACCGGCACCGAGCTGGAGCTGGGTTTCTACGCGGCCCAGTATCACGATAAGGCGCCGATCGGGTTGTACGCGTACCTGGACGGTCCCGCCGCAGCGGCCACTGGGTTGCCCATCCTGGGTTCCTATCGTCAGGTCTACGCCGAAGACATCAAGACTGCCGGTGTCAGTTTCTCCACTGCCTACGGTCCGTTCAATTTTGCCGGTGAAACGTCGGTGCGCTGGAATGCGCCCTTGGTGAGCAACCTGCAAGTGGTGACGCCCGGGATGGAAGCCGACGGCGACGACCATTCGTTGTTCGCCCGGGGCAAGACCGCTCACGCCAACCTGTCGGCGATTTACCTGCTGTCGCCCACAGCATTCTGGGATGGCGGATCGGCCCTGGCCGAACTGGCTTGGAACCGCACCCTGAGCGTCACTGAAAACGCCGCCGCGCTGGATTCCAACACCACCCGCGATGCCACCGCGCTGCGAGTGTTGATGGAGCCGGCGTACTTTCAGATCGTCGACGGAATCGACCTGACCGTGCCGATCGGCATGGGCGTGGTGCTCGATGGGCGGTCCTCGGCCGTCAACAAGTCCGGCTTCGGCAATACCCATTCCGGCGACTGGAGTGTCGGGCTCAAAGCCACCTATTTGCAGCGCTGGGACGTCGGCCTCAACTACGTGAATTTCTTCGGCGCACCGAAAGCCGGGCTGCGCGAGGACGGCAATTTCAGCTACGGACAATCGCTGGCCGACCGCGACTTCGTCTCGCTCTACGTAAAAACCTCATTCTAA
- a CDS encoding WD40/YVTN/BNR-like repeat-containing protein: MNVEKIVARRGPLWGVCALALCLLASVPLGAQASTFAVLQQPALPTSKAPRTVLLGLARAGDRLVAVGERGIVLLSDDTGVNWRQAKVPVSVSLTAVQFVDAEQGWAVGHLGVVLHTQDGGETWQKQLDGERANALAVQIAERDAHQPGGASNLVQARHMLDDGPDKPFLDLYFSDRLRGYVVGAYNQIFRTDDGGRSWQPWMRHVDNPQGLNLYGIRALGNDLLLVGERGLLLRSADAGQSFQALKSPYEGSFFGLLSTRDGALIAYGLRGNAWWSDDRGGSWRRLDTGVESTLATALELRDGSLLLASQSGELLFSHDQGRSFDKRQSRSGRTVAAMQQAVDGSLASVGLSGVAADQDPRASGKP, from the coding sequence ATGAATGTTGAAAAAATCGTTGCGAGACGCGGTCCGTTGTGGGGTGTTTGTGCCTTGGCGTTATGCCTGTTGGCGAGCGTGCCTCTGGGGGCACAGGCCTCGACGTTTGCAGTGCTGCAGCAGCCGGCATTGCCAACTTCCAAAGCCCCGCGCACGGTATTGCTCGGGCTGGCCCGGGCCGGCGACCGACTGGTGGCGGTCGGCGAGCGCGGGATCGTGTTGCTTTCCGATGATACAGGAGTGAATTGGCGCCAGGCCAAGGTGCCGGTCAGCGTCAGCCTGACGGCGGTGCAATTCGTCGATGCCGAGCAGGGCTGGGCGGTCGGTCATCTGGGCGTGGTGCTGCATACCCAGGACGGTGGGGAAACCTGGCAAAAACAACTCGACGGTGAGCGGGCCAACGCACTGGCGGTGCAGATCGCCGAGCGCGACGCCCATCAACCCGGCGGTGCCAGCAATCTGGTGCAAGCACGACACATGCTCGATGACGGGCCGGATAAACCGTTTCTCGACCTGTATTTCAGTGATCGCCTGCGCGGGTACGTCGTGGGCGCCTACAACCAGATCTTCCGTACCGACGACGGCGGGCGGAGCTGGCAGCCGTGGATGCGGCATGTGGACAATCCGCAGGGCTTGAACCTGTATGGCATCCGCGCCTTGGGCAACGATCTGCTGCTGGTGGGAGAGCGCGGCCTGCTGTTGCGTTCGGCCGATGCCGGCCAGTCATTCCAGGCATTGAAATCGCCTTATGAGGGCAGCTTTTTCGGCCTGCTCAGTACCCGCGATGGGGCGTTGATTGCCTATGGTTTGCGCGGAAATGCGTGGTGGTCCGATGACCGTGGCGGCAGTTGGCGACGCCTTGATACCGGTGTCGAATCAACATTGGCGACTGCGCTTGAGCTGCGCGACGGCAGCCTGCTGTTGGCCAGCCAAAGTGGTGAGCTTCTATTCAGTCACGACCAGGGTCGAAGCTTTGACAAGCGTCAGAGCCGCAGCGGCCGGACCGTCGCCGCCATGCAACAGGCGGTCGATGGCAGCCTGGCTAGCGTCGGTTTGAGCGGCGTGGCCGCTGACCAGGATCCGCGTGCCTCCGGTAAACCTTGA